A window of the Henckelia pumila isolate YLH828 chromosome 3, ASM3356847v2, whole genome shotgun sequence genome harbors these coding sequences:
- the LOC140886917 gene encoding two-component response regulator ARR12-like isoform X2, which produces MIVEKIILDNEKSDKFPAGLRVLAVDDDPICLKLLETLLRKCQYHVTTTSQARVALKMLRENKDRFDLVVSDVHMPDMDGFKLLELVGLEMDLPVIMLSANSDPKLVMQGITHGACDYLVKPVRIEELRNIWQHVIRRKKVDSKNQNASTDQLNAQPGSGESHISPTTENADPHGKFNRKRKDDEDDGEDDENESEDPSTQKKPRVVWSIELHRKFVAAVNHLGIEKAVPKRILDMMNVEGLTRENVASHLQKYRLYLKRISHVTTQQANMAAAFGIKDSPFMRMGSLDGLGDFRTLSGPGRLGNVALSPYGTSGILGRLNSPANMNLRNLTPTLVQPTHSPTLSNLIGKTHPVLSSSGQNPSLFQGIPSLELDQIQQKGNLNFNGTDDSKIFATANTFTDSGAVIGGSSNLFSSNGNNSMMLVGGFGNPSSNNMASFSSESFNTGITCASNLLDPSKCNETWQNTIEPPKIEPNSLLSTNTFHPQLPLNSMRDKNSSNGSYSQNNSFLASSVPPQDLRERSCQDLVSDTQNTNQTTNQRWGEQRQNYRHIPNNAFGSLNSQNPENGVISRMNRNLDHNTGIFEQKIDEFVNGRASGGVLSLVQRSESDKFAMESRVRSNENFFSEQPKLLGGFVHQSYDSLDDLMNAMIKRDETTSNCDFGFDDYAAFGQVAVEKTLV; this is translated from the exons ATGATTGTGGAGAAAATCATTCTTGACAATGAAAAATCTGATAAGTTTCCAGCGGGCCTGCGTGTTCTTGCTGTCGATGATGACCCGATTTGCTTGAAGTTATTGGAAACTTTGCTTAGGAAGTGCCAGTACCATG TTACTACAACGAGTCAGGCTCGTGTGGCGTTGAAGATGTTGAGGGAAAACAAAGACAGATTTGACCTGGTTGTCAGTGATGTGCACATGCCAGACATGGATGGTTTTAAGCTTCTTGAACTTGTCGGTCTTGAAATGGATTTACCTGTCATCA TGTTGTCAGCAAATAGCGATCCCAAACTTGTAATGCAAGGGATTACTCATGGTGCTTGTGATTATTTGGTGAAACCCGTCCGTATTGAGGAATTGAGGAATATATGGCAACACGTAATTAGGAGAAAGAAGGTTGATTCGAAGAACCAGAATGCATCCACTGATCAATTAAATGCTCAGCCAGGCAGTGGAGAAAGTCATATATCTCCAACAACAGAGAATGCAGATCCGCATGGGAAATTTAATCGAAAAAGAAAGGATGACGAGGACGATGGCGAAGATGATGAAAATGAAAGTGAAGATCCCTCGACACAAAAGAAGCCTCGTGTAGTCTGGTCTATTGAGCTTCATCGGAAGTTTGTTGCAGCTGTGAATCATTTAGGAATCGAGA AAGCTGTTCCTAAAAGGATTCTTGACATGATGAATGTTGAAGGGCTTACTCGGGAGAATGTGGCGAGCCACCTCCAG AAGTATAGGCTTTACCTGAAAAGAATCAGCCACGTCACAACCCAGCAAGCAAATATGGCAGCTGCTTTTGGGATCAAGGATTCCCCTTTCATGCGAATGGGTTCATTGGATGGGCTCGGAGATTTTCGTACTTTGTCTGGACCAGGAAGACTCGGAAATGTTGCTTTATCACCTTATGGAACCAGTGGCATACTTGGGAGACTAAATAGTCCTGCTAATATGAACCTTCGCAATCTCACGCCAACTCTAGTCCAACCGACTCATTCTCCAACCTTGAGTAACTTGATTGGGAAAACACACCCAGTCCTCTCATCCTCCGGTCAGAATCCAAGTTTGTTTCAAGGGATACCATCATTGGAGCTAGATCAAATACAACAGAAAGGCAATCTAAATTTCAATGGCACGGATGATTCAAAAATCTTTGCCACTGCCAATACATTTACAGATTCAGGAGCAGTGATTGGTGGCTCCAGCAACTTGTTTAGCAGTAATGGAAATAATTCCATGATGCTTGTTGGGGGATTTGGAAATCCATCTTCCAATAACATGGCTTCTTTCAGCTCAGAATCCTTTAATACTGGTATCACTTGTGCCTCTAATCTGCTGGATCCCAGTAAATGTAACGAGACCTGGCAAAACACCATCGAACCACCTAAAATTGAGCCAAATTCTTTGCTTTCTACGAATACTTTTCATCCTCAGTTGCCTCTCAATAGTATGAGAGACAAAAACTCCTCAAATGGTTCTTATTCTCAGAACAACTCCTTCCttgcttcttcagtgcctcctCAAGATTTGAGGGAGAGGTCTTGCCAAGATTTGGTCAGTGATACTCAAAATACAAATCAAACCACGAACCAGAGATGGGGAGAACAAAGGCAGAATTACAGGCACATTCCGAACAATGCTTTTGGTTCCTTAAATTCTCAAAATCCCGAAAATGGTGTCATCTCTCGCATGAACAGGAATCTGGACCACAATACTGGAATATTTGAGCAGAAAATTGACGAGTTTGTAAATGGCAGAGCAAGTGGAGGTGTTTTGAGCCTCGTGCAGCGGAGTGAGAGTGACAAATTTGCAATGGAATCTAGAGTAAGGTCCAACGAGAACTTCTTTTCGGAGCAACCAAAGCTGCTAGGTGGCTTCGTTCATCAAAGTTATGATTCATTGGATGATTTAATGAACGCAATGATCAAACGG GATGAAACCACGTCAAATTGTGACTTCGGATTTGATGATTATGCTGCTTTTGGACAAG TTGCAGTTGAGAAAACGTTGGTATAG
- the LOC140890501 gene encoding uncharacterized protein: MNRRSGACLRCCLVIFAVVSALCVCGPALYFKFNKGLKLKASSACPPCICNCAPPQSLFQIAPGLANLSVTDCGKDDPDLKEEMEKQFVDLLSEELKLQETVDEESSRHMNITFGEARRLASQYQREAEKCNIATETCEGARERAVVLLTKEKKITLLWERRARQLGWEGE, translated from the exons ATGAACAGAAGATCTGGGGCTTGCCTGCGCTGTTGCTTGGTGATCTTTGCTGTAGTTTCTGCACTTTGTGTGTGTGGCCCTGCTCTGTATTTCAAATTCAACAAGGGTTTGAAATTGAAAGCTTCTTCAGCTTGTCCTCCGTGCATCTGCAATTGTGCCCCACCTCAATCCCTTTTTCAGATTGCACCTG GATTGGCTAATCTTTCTGTTACAG ATTGTGGGAAAGATGACCCTGATCTCAAGGAGGAGATGGAGAAGCAATTTGTTGACTTGTTATCGGAAGAGCTGAAATTGCAAGAAACTGTCGATGAAGAGAGTTCCCGACACATGAACATCACCTTCGGTGAGGCAAGAAGATTGGCTTCTCAGTATCAAAGGGAAGCCGAAAAATGCAATATTGCCACGGAAACTTGTGAGGGAGCCCGGGAACGAGCTGTGGTGCTACTCACCAAAGAAAAGAAGATAACTTTGCTTTGGGAACGAAGAGCCCGTCAACTTGGTTGGGAAGGCGAGTAA
- the LOC140886917 gene encoding two-component response regulator ARR12-like isoform X3, with protein MIVEKIILDNEKSDKFPAGLRVLAVDDDPICLKLLETLLRKCQYHVTTTSQARVALKMLRENKDRFDLVVSDVHMPDMDGFKLLELVGLEMDLPVIMLSANSDPKLVMQGITHGACDYLVKPVRIEELRNIWQHVIRRKKVDSKNQNASTDQLNAQPGSGESHISPTTENADPHGKFNRKRKDDEDDGEDDENESEDPSTQKKPRVVWSIELHRKFVAAVNHLGIEKAVPKRILDMMNVEGLTRENVASHLQKYRLYLKRISHVTTQQANMAAAFGIKDSPFMRMGSLDGLGDFRTLSGPGRLGNVALSPYGTSGILGRLNSPANMNLRNLTPTLVQPTHSPTLSNLIGKTHPVLSSSGQNPSLFQGIPSLELDQIQQKGNLNFNGTDDSKIFATANTFTDSGAVIGGSSNLFSSNGNNSMMLVGGFGNPSSNNMASFSSESFNTGITCASNLLDPSKCNETWQNTIEPPKIEPNSLLSTNTFHPQLPLNSMRDKNSSNGSYSQNNSFLASSVPPQDLRERSCQDLVSDTQNTNQTTNQRWGEQRQNYRHIPNNAFGSLNSQNPENGVISRMNRNLDHNTGIFEQKIDEFVNGRASGGVLSLVQRSESDKFAMESRVRSNENFFSEQPKLLGGFVHQSYDSLDDLMNAMIKRDETTSNCDFGFDDYAAFGQGM; from the exons ATGATTGTGGAGAAAATCATTCTTGACAATGAAAAATCTGATAAGTTTCCAGCGGGCCTGCGTGTTCTTGCTGTCGATGATGACCCGATTTGCTTGAAGTTATTGGAAACTTTGCTTAGGAAGTGCCAGTACCATG TTACTACAACGAGTCAGGCTCGTGTGGCGTTGAAGATGTTGAGGGAAAACAAAGACAGATTTGACCTGGTTGTCAGTGATGTGCACATGCCAGACATGGATGGTTTTAAGCTTCTTGAACTTGTCGGTCTTGAAATGGATTTACCTGTCATCA TGTTGTCAGCAAATAGCGATCCCAAACTTGTAATGCAAGGGATTACTCATGGTGCTTGTGATTATTTGGTGAAACCCGTCCGTATTGAGGAATTGAGGAATATATGGCAACACGTAATTAGGAGAAAGAAGGTTGATTCGAAGAACCAGAATGCATCCACTGATCAATTAAATGCTCAGCCAGGCAGTGGAGAAAGTCATATATCTCCAACAACAGAGAATGCAGATCCGCATGGGAAATTTAATCGAAAAAGAAAGGATGACGAGGACGATGGCGAAGATGATGAAAATGAAAGTGAAGATCCCTCGACACAAAAGAAGCCTCGTGTAGTCTGGTCTATTGAGCTTCATCGGAAGTTTGTTGCAGCTGTGAATCATTTAGGAATCGAGA AAGCTGTTCCTAAAAGGATTCTTGACATGATGAATGTTGAAGGGCTTACTCGGGAGAATGTGGCGAGCCACCTCCAG AAGTATAGGCTTTACCTGAAAAGAATCAGCCACGTCACAACCCAGCAAGCAAATATGGCAGCTGCTTTTGGGATCAAGGATTCCCCTTTCATGCGAATGGGTTCATTGGATGGGCTCGGAGATTTTCGTACTTTGTCTGGACCAGGAAGACTCGGAAATGTTGCTTTATCACCTTATGGAACCAGTGGCATACTTGGGAGACTAAATAGTCCTGCTAATATGAACCTTCGCAATCTCACGCCAACTCTAGTCCAACCGACTCATTCTCCAACCTTGAGTAACTTGATTGGGAAAACACACCCAGTCCTCTCATCCTCCGGTCAGAATCCAAGTTTGTTTCAAGGGATACCATCATTGGAGCTAGATCAAATACAACAGAAAGGCAATCTAAATTTCAATGGCACGGATGATTCAAAAATCTTTGCCACTGCCAATACATTTACAGATTCAGGAGCAGTGATTGGTGGCTCCAGCAACTTGTTTAGCAGTAATGGAAATAATTCCATGATGCTTGTTGGGGGATTTGGAAATCCATCTTCCAATAACATGGCTTCTTTCAGCTCAGAATCCTTTAATACTGGTATCACTTGTGCCTCTAATCTGCTGGATCCCAGTAAATGTAACGAGACCTGGCAAAACACCATCGAACCACCTAAAATTGAGCCAAATTCTTTGCTTTCTACGAATACTTTTCATCCTCAGTTGCCTCTCAATAGTATGAGAGACAAAAACTCCTCAAATGGTTCTTATTCTCAGAACAACTCCTTCCttgcttcttcagtgcctcctCAAGATTTGAGGGAGAGGTCTTGCCAAGATTTGGTCAGTGATACTCAAAATACAAATCAAACCACGAACCAGAGATGGGGAGAACAAAGGCAGAATTACAGGCACATTCCGAACAATGCTTTTGGTTCCTTAAATTCTCAAAATCCCGAAAATGGTGTCATCTCTCGCATGAACAGGAATCTGGACCACAATACTGGAATATTTGAGCAGAAAATTGACGAGTTTGTAAATGGCAGAGCAAGTGGAGGTGTTTTGAGCCTCGTGCAGCGGAGTGAGAGTGACAAATTTGCAATGGAATCTAGAGTAAGGTCCAACGAGAACTTCTTTTCGGAGCAACCAAAGCTGCTAGGTGGCTTCGTTCATCAAAGTTATGATTCATTGGATGATTTAATGAACGCAATGATCAAACGG GATGAAACCACGTCAAATTGTGACTTCGGATTTGATGATTATGCTGCTTTTGGACAAGGTATGTAA
- the LOC140886917 gene encoding two-component response regulator ARR12-like isoform X1, whose protein sequence is MIVEKIILDNEKSDKFPAGLRVLAVDDDPICLKLLETLLRKCQYHVTTTSQARVALKMLRENKDRFDLVVSDVHMPDMDGFKLLELVGLEMDLPVIMLSANSDPKLVMQGITHGACDYLVKPVRIEELRNIWQHVIRRKKVDSKNQNASTDQLNAQPGSGESHISPTTENADPHGKFNRKRKDDEDDGEDDENESEDPSTQKKPRVVWSIELHRKFVAAVNHLGIEKAVPKRILDMMNVEGLTRENVASHLQKYRLYLKRISHVTTQQANMAAAFGIKDSPFMRMGSLDGLGDFRTLSGPGRLGNVALSPYGTSGILGRLNSPANMNLRNLTPTLVQPTHSPTLSNLIGKTHPVLSSSGQNPSLFQGIPSLELDQIQQKGNLNFNGTDDSKIFATANTFTDSGAVIGGSSNLFSSNGNNSMMLVGGFGNPSSNNMASFSSESFNTGITCASNLLDPSKCNETWQNTIEPPKIEPNSLLSTNTFHPQLPLNSMRDKNSSNGSYSQNNSFLASSVPPQDLRERSCQDLVSDTQNTNQTTNQRWGEQRQNYRHIPNNAFGSLNSQNPENGVISRMNRNLDHNTGIFEQKIDEFVNGRASGGVLSLVQRSESDKFAMESRVRSNENFFSEQPKLLGGFVHQSYDSLDDLMNAMIKREQDETTSNCDFGFDDYAAFGQVAVEKTLV, encoded by the exons ATGATTGTGGAGAAAATCATTCTTGACAATGAAAAATCTGATAAGTTTCCAGCGGGCCTGCGTGTTCTTGCTGTCGATGATGACCCGATTTGCTTGAAGTTATTGGAAACTTTGCTTAGGAAGTGCCAGTACCATG TTACTACAACGAGTCAGGCTCGTGTGGCGTTGAAGATGTTGAGGGAAAACAAAGACAGATTTGACCTGGTTGTCAGTGATGTGCACATGCCAGACATGGATGGTTTTAAGCTTCTTGAACTTGTCGGTCTTGAAATGGATTTACCTGTCATCA TGTTGTCAGCAAATAGCGATCCCAAACTTGTAATGCAAGGGATTACTCATGGTGCTTGTGATTATTTGGTGAAACCCGTCCGTATTGAGGAATTGAGGAATATATGGCAACACGTAATTAGGAGAAAGAAGGTTGATTCGAAGAACCAGAATGCATCCACTGATCAATTAAATGCTCAGCCAGGCAGTGGAGAAAGTCATATATCTCCAACAACAGAGAATGCAGATCCGCATGGGAAATTTAATCGAAAAAGAAAGGATGACGAGGACGATGGCGAAGATGATGAAAATGAAAGTGAAGATCCCTCGACACAAAAGAAGCCTCGTGTAGTCTGGTCTATTGAGCTTCATCGGAAGTTTGTTGCAGCTGTGAATCATTTAGGAATCGAGA AAGCTGTTCCTAAAAGGATTCTTGACATGATGAATGTTGAAGGGCTTACTCGGGAGAATGTGGCGAGCCACCTCCAG AAGTATAGGCTTTACCTGAAAAGAATCAGCCACGTCACAACCCAGCAAGCAAATATGGCAGCTGCTTTTGGGATCAAGGATTCCCCTTTCATGCGAATGGGTTCATTGGATGGGCTCGGAGATTTTCGTACTTTGTCTGGACCAGGAAGACTCGGAAATGTTGCTTTATCACCTTATGGAACCAGTGGCATACTTGGGAGACTAAATAGTCCTGCTAATATGAACCTTCGCAATCTCACGCCAACTCTAGTCCAACCGACTCATTCTCCAACCTTGAGTAACTTGATTGGGAAAACACACCCAGTCCTCTCATCCTCCGGTCAGAATCCAAGTTTGTTTCAAGGGATACCATCATTGGAGCTAGATCAAATACAACAGAAAGGCAATCTAAATTTCAATGGCACGGATGATTCAAAAATCTTTGCCACTGCCAATACATTTACAGATTCAGGAGCAGTGATTGGTGGCTCCAGCAACTTGTTTAGCAGTAATGGAAATAATTCCATGATGCTTGTTGGGGGATTTGGAAATCCATCTTCCAATAACATGGCTTCTTTCAGCTCAGAATCCTTTAATACTGGTATCACTTGTGCCTCTAATCTGCTGGATCCCAGTAAATGTAACGAGACCTGGCAAAACACCATCGAACCACCTAAAATTGAGCCAAATTCTTTGCTTTCTACGAATACTTTTCATCCTCAGTTGCCTCTCAATAGTATGAGAGACAAAAACTCCTCAAATGGTTCTTATTCTCAGAACAACTCCTTCCttgcttcttcagtgcctcctCAAGATTTGAGGGAGAGGTCTTGCCAAGATTTGGTCAGTGATACTCAAAATACAAATCAAACCACGAACCAGAGATGGGGAGAACAAAGGCAGAATTACAGGCACATTCCGAACAATGCTTTTGGTTCCTTAAATTCTCAAAATCCCGAAAATGGTGTCATCTCTCGCATGAACAGGAATCTGGACCACAATACTGGAATATTTGAGCAGAAAATTGACGAGTTTGTAAATGGCAGAGCAAGTGGAGGTGTTTTGAGCCTCGTGCAGCGGAGTGAGAGTGACAAATTTGCAATGGAATCTAGAGTAAGGTCCAACGAGAACTTCTTTTCGGAGCAACCAAAGCTGCTAGGTGGCTTCGTTCATCAAAGTTATGATTCATTGGATGATTTAATGAACGCAATGATCAAACGG GAACAGGATGAAACCACGTCAAATTGTGACTTCGGATTTGATGATTATGCTGCTTTTGGACAAG TTGCAGTTGAGAAAACGTTGGTATAG